Proteins encoded within one genomic window of Erinaceus europaeus chromosome 13, mEriEur2.1, whole genome shotgun sequence:
- the LOC107522160 gene encoding mitochondrial import inner membrane translocase subunit Tim9-like, protein MAPQIPESDQMKQSKEFLGTYNELTETCFLDCINDFTPREVKPEETTWSAHCLEASLKITLRMSMRFQEYYIQQNEVLAAKAGLLGRPRQRSPDQ, encoded by the coding sequence ATGGCTCCACAAATTCCAGAATCTGATCAGATGAAACAATCTAAAGAATTTCTTGGAACCTACAATGAACTTACAGAAACATGCTTTCTGGACTGTATTAATGACTTCACACCAAGAGAAGTTAAACCTGAAGAGACCACCTGGTCAGCACATTGTTTAGAGGCGTCTTTAAAAATAACCCTAAGAATGTCCATGAGATTTCAGGAATATTACATTCAGCAGAATGAAGTGCTAGCAGCCAAAGCAGGACTCCTCGGCCGGCCACGACAGAGAAGTCCTGATCAGTAG